One window of Bdellovibrionales bacterium genomic DNA carries:
- a CDS encoding dephospho-CoA kinase: MMKWIGLTGGIATGKSTVTKRLRTLGYDVLDADEVSHRVTSLGADPARSALPQIFQTFGESVKNSDGSLNRKALGALVFGHTEERKKLEAIIHPLVRAQVAAEKSRLEKSGKTVAFYDVPLLYEKQMEKDFDAVVLVSTTEKLQLERLKNRNGFTETEALVRVQSQMPLKEKESKTPYVIHNTKDLAFLDSEIDRVLRALKIF, encoded by the coding sequence ATGATGAAATGGATTGGCCTCACAGGCGGTATCGCTACCGGCAAAAGCACAGTGACCAAGCGTCTTAGGACCTTGGGCTATGACGTATTGGATGCAGATGAGGTCTCTCACCGGGTCACAAGTCTGGGCGCTGATCCAGCCAGGAGCGCTTTGCCGCAGATTTTCCAGACCTTTGGAGAGTCCGTGAAGAATTCCGACGGAAGTTTGAACCGGAAGGCTTTAGGGGCCCTCGTCTTTGGTCATACTGAGGAGCGTAAGAAACTTGAGGCTATCATCCATCCTTTGGTCCGGGCTCAGGTGGCCGCAGAAAAATCACGTCTGGAGAAGTCCGGTAAGACTGTCGCGTTTTATGACGTTCCTTTGTTGTACGAAAAACAAATGGAAAAGGATTTTGATGCCGTGGTCTTGGTTTCTACGACTGAGAAGCTACAACTAGAGCGCTTAAAAAATCGTAACGGTTTTACCGAGACCGAAGCTTTGGTGCGGGTCCAGTCGCAAATGCCGCTGAAAGAAAAAGAAAGCAAGACTCCTTATGTGATTCATAACACCAAGGATCTTGCTTTCTTAGATTCTGAGATCGACCGCGTTTTGCGCGCTCTTAAAATTTTTTAA
- a CDS encoding thermonuclease family protein: MQKLSPLLCLLVLFISLASSADSLTGKVVDVHDGDTLTIQVPSENNKKYKVRMLGVDTPEVEFFEHTQGEAAFAARDFLRSLVPVGSTATVDFDGDGFDKHNRVLGRIFADGVEVNREMLKNGWGYFYFIFPFDKKIAVEYSALAKFAVDNQLGLFSAKFRETQPPYEFRLTSRHQIGLNIVGDLQTKRLYSPEDSAQVPVWNRVFFPDEGLAKSAGYSF; this comes from the coding sequence ATGCAAAAACTCTCGCCCCTTCTTTGTCTGCTGGTTCTATTTATATCCCTCGCAAGCTCTGCCGACAGCCTGACCGGCAAGGTCGTGGATGTCCATGACGGTGACACTCTGACGATTCAAGTTCCATCAGAAAATAATAAAAAATATAAAGTGCGCATGCTGGGCGTGGATACTCCCGAAGTGGAGTTCTTTGAACACACTCAAGGCGAAGCGGCCTTCGCGGCCCGTGATTTTTTGCGCAGCCTTGTTCCTGTGGGCTCAACAGCCACAGTTGACTTCGATGGCGATGGCTTTGACAAACACAACCGTGTCCTTGGGCGCATCTTTGCAGACGGCGTTGAAGTAAACCGAGAGATGCTAAAAAATGGCTGGGGCTATTTCTATTTCATTTTTCCATTTGATAAGAAAATCGCCGTGGAATACAGCGCGCTGGCAAAATTCGCGGTCGACAATCAGCTCGGCCTGTTCTCGGCGAAGTTCCGCGAAACCCAACCGCCCTATGAGTTCCGTCTAACGTCTCGCCATCAAATCGGCCTCAATATCGTCGGTGATTTACAAACAAAGCGTTTGTACTCCCCAGAGGACAGTGCGCAAGTTCCCGTCTGGAATCGCGTGTTCTTTCCAGATGAAGGCTTGGCAAAAAGCGCGGGCTATTCTTTTTAA